From a single Rosa rugosa chromosome 7, drRosRugo1.1, whole genome shotgun sequence genomic region:
- the LOC133719974 gene encoding uncharacterized protein LOC133719974 — MAAKGTGEDNYESRQKSITRRSFAFAEAVSQATEKNASAFMNRITQRVPNEGGVRQLGPSFYGEVPADVEKVLSQHEVDDSSYFSEGKAWGAWSTKPGKWPSETANWLPWVERVEKRFGDVWKQLGIYDAIKLSTITMPCDRSLLAAAMCFWSSQTNSLELQFGALSPTLIDIAAIIGLPPHGQVVDIVLAEGKFDIDLGCELRDRSKGRPAVANFNTWIEVFNNGLMSKSVSGDNSLEEKEESQHETTEVTPVEHAGFLAVWICKFLVCTTSRKVNVEYYKLAEALASKEVQESDQPLALGSFVLAHLYRCLHHCVTEGLNPNWSGPLWIFQLWLHTYFPAFRQPGLALAADHTIGQQLAPLDLLPHSAEECFEMLFKCPEFSAEQYAVCFGRKYPPYLAMDISQPISESDSKWKSACLAWKSAIGMRDLFWGALSGKTLKRGVELYAPSYFSRQLGYFQAIPAPVPESSNRYSSLRAVFSTKDDIEQNNKAFRFNMSFAMKTRVATSKSSSHFREWWMKRVGSRFKDGLVSAKRSAFAGNPWAQEKPKAVKRGKTTSKVAKAIPTISGQESLKNCTRVGKKRKAIPSSATDSAKDGVTRSSTSQSPPSKQSAKQDEQSSESEEELCLPKRNCPDIRKLASIQNAIPSETEESVELTTDKDGQPVGDEPMGEIVSSERVAESEVVTMNIEKETLVLAQTSTQGSTPLSVTSSLSEKLVSANEPECNQGFEAELQAFMRAFSADALTQPECFLAIPQVPTSQATSREEIDGALKVVNRTLSQPLKEFVETDQLPKVKAAMDLLLGAKYFAPSKVALIYEKLEVLTQKISRVAGSYQEIEKRRQQTLACEHMKKAMVPEFGWCMEQKRVVQSLDSKINEVERQLASLKQERQEVVEKLLQRSKQCFQSQEQLKKIEAELKNSEPKCIQLESDLLDTGFTLGALKALLAEQG, encoded by the exons ATGGCTGCGAAAGGGACCGGAGAAGACAATTATGAAAGCAGACAGAAAAGTATTACCAGACGCTCATTTGCATTCGCAGAAGCAGTAAGCCAAGCCACTGAAAAGAATGCCTCGGCCTTCATGAATAGAATAACACAACGAGTCCCGAATGAAGGTGGGGTACGTCAACTTGGCCCAAGCTTCTATGGTGAGGTACCGGCCGATGTGGAGAAAGTATTGAGCCAGCATGAAGTAGACGATTCTAGTTACTTCAGTGAAGGAAAAGCATGGGGAGCATGGAGCACAAAACCTGGAAAATGGCCTAGTGAAACGGCCAATTGGCTTCCATGGGTCGAACGAGTCGAGAAGCGATTTGGGGATGTATGGAAACAACTTGGGATCTATGACGCCATCAAGCTTTCTACCATTACCATGCCTTGTGACCGCTCCTTGCTGGCTGCCGCTATGTGTTTTTGGAGTTCACAAACAAACTCTCTGGAGCTTCAATTTGGTGCACTTAGTCCTACCTTGATTGACATAGCGGCCATTATAGGCTTGCCGCCACATGGGCAAGTGGTGGACATTGTACTTGCAGAAGGAAAGTTCGACATTGATCTTGGTTGCGAGCTAAGAGATCGAAGTAAGGGTAGACCAGCCGTTGCTAATTTTAATACATGGATTGAGGTGTTTAACAACGGCTTGATGAGTAAGTCAGTGAGTGGGGACAACAGCCtagaagaaaaagaggaaagCCAACATGAGACAACAGAAGTTACTCCTGTAGAGCATGCTGGTTTTCTTGCCGTTTGGATATGCAAGTTCTTAGTGTGCACGACTTCTAGAAAAGTGAATGTGGAATATTACAAGTTGGCTGAAGCATTAGCAAGTAAAGAAGTGCAAGAGAGCGATCAGCCATTAGCTCTTGGTTCTTTTGTGCTTGCCCACTTGTACAGATGTCTTCACCATTGTGTGACCGAAGGACTGAATCCAAATTGGTCTGGGCCATTGTGGATTTTTCAGTTGTGGTTGCACACTTATTTTCCCGCTTTTAGACAACCGGGTTTAGCATTGGCCGCAGACCACACTATTGGACAACAGTTGGCGCCGCTTGACTTACTTCCTCATTCGGCTGAAGAGTGTTTTGAGATGTTGTTCAAGTGTCCAGAATTCTCAGCAGAACAGTATGCCGTTTGTTTCGGCAGGAAGTATCCACCCTATCTGGCCATGGATATCAGCCAACCCATCTCAGAAAGTGATTCGAAATGGAAAAGTGCATGTTTAGCTTGGAAGAGTGCAATAGGTATGAGGGATCTCTTCTGGGGTGCTCTGTCTGGTAAGACACTTAAACGTGGAGTGGAGTTATATGCACCATCATATTTCAGTCGTCAGTTGGGATATTTTCAAGCTATACCTGCTCCAGTTCCAGAGTCGTCCAACCGATATAGTTCTTTACGAGCAGTTTTCTCCACCAAGGATGACATTGAGCAGAATAATAAGGCTTTTCGGTTTAACATGAGCTTCGCCATGAAGACAAGGGTAGCAACTAGCAAGAGCTCTTCTCATTTCAGAGAGTGGTGGATGAAACGAGTAGGTAGCCGTTTTAAAGATGGGTTAGTATCAGCTAAGCGATCGGCTTTTGCAGGAAATCCATGGGCACAAGAAAAGCCAAAAGCTGTAAAGCGTGGTAAGACAACAAGCAAAGTTGCCAAAGCTATCCCAACTATAA GTGGCCAAGAGTCTTTGAAGAACTGTACTAGAGTTGGCAAAAAGAGAAAGGCCATCCCTAGTTCGGCCACCGATTCGGCCAAAG ATGGTGTCACTAGGTCCTCAACGTCTCAATCTCCTCCATCTAAACAATCGGCGAAGCAAGATGAGCAATCCTCTGAAAGTGAAGAAGAATTGTGTTTGCCTAAACGAAACTGTCCAGACATACGCAAG TTAGCAAGCATCCAAAATGCCATTCCTAGCGAAACAGAGGAATCCGTGGAGCTAACCACCGATAAAGACGGCCAACCAGTTGGTGATGAACCTATGGGGGAGATAGTGTCTTCTGAGAGAGTAGCTGAAAGTGAAGTTGTGACAATGAATATTGAGAAGGAGACACTTGTACTCGCGCAAACGTCAACACAGGGCAGTACTCCCTTGTCAGTGACTTCGTCTCTTAGTGAGAAACTGGTGTCGGCTAACGAGCCG GAATGTAACCAAGGGTTTGAAGCCGAACTGCAAGCTTTCATGAGGGCATTTTCGGCCGATGCCTTAACCCAACCCGAATGCTTCTTGGCCATCCCACAAGTACCTACCTCTCAAGCCACGTCAAGGGAGGAAATTGATGGGGCGCTGAAGGTGGTAAATAGAACTTTATCGCAGCCATTGAAAGAATTTGTGGAAACAGACCAACTACCAAAAGTGAAAGCGGCCATGGATTTGTTGCTTGGAGCCAAATACTTTGCCCCGTCCAAGGTAGCCCTCATTTATGAGAAGCTAGAAGTGTTGACCCAAAAAATATCTCGTGTAGCCGGCTCTTatcaagaaatagaaaaaaggAGGCAACAAACCTTGGCTTGTGAGCACATGAAGAAAGCCATGGTTCCTGAGTTTGGGTGGTGTATGGAGCAAAAACGGGTTGTGCAGTCTCTCGACAGCAAGATAAATGAGGTGGAAAGACAATTGGCGTCCTTGAAACAAGAGAGACAAGAAGTGGTAGAAAAGCTTCTTCAAAGGAGTAAGCAGTGTTTCCAAAGCCAAGAACAACTGAAAAAGATAGAGGCCGAATTGAAAAATTCCGAGCCTAAGTGTATACAACTTGAGAGTGACCTTCTAGACACTGGTTTTACCTTGGGGGCTCTTAAAGCTTTATTGGCCGAGCAAGGATGA